Proteins encoded together in one Telopea speciosissima isolate NSW1024214 ecotype Mountain lineage chromosome 4, Tspe_v1, whole genome shotgun sequence window:
- the LOC122658095 gene encoding uncharacterized protein At2g23090, whose protein sequence is MGGGNGQKAKMAREKNLEKTKAAKGSQLETNKKAMSIQCKVCMQTFICTTSEVKCREHAEAKHPKSDLYACFPHLKK, encoded by the exons ATGGGAGGAGGCAACGGGCAGAAGGCCAAGATGGCTAGAGAGAAGAACCTGGAGAAGACGAAAGCCGCGAAGG GTAGCCAACTGGAAACCAACAAAAAAGCGATGTCGATCCAG TGCAAGGTTTGCATGCAGACTTTCATCTGCACCACATCTGAGGTGAAGTGCAGGGAACATGCAGAAGCGAAGCATCCCAAATCAGATCTCTATGCATGCTTCCCCCATCTCAAGAAATGA
- the LOC122658094 gene encoding leucine-rich repeat protein 1-like: MDLLRFLLFSISFLLAVAVSPTLSSNSEVNALHALRARLSDPTNVLQSWDPTLVNPCTWFHVTCDSSNHVIRLDLGNSNVSGTLGPELGDLRRLQYLELYRNNIEGKIPKELGNLKNLVSVDLYNNNFEGEIPKSLVKLKSLRFLRLNNNRLTGSIPRELTALSDLKVFDVSNNDLCGTIPIDGPFGSFPIESFENNRRLNGPELKGLVSYDFGC; encoded by the exons ATGGATCTTCTtcgttttcttctcttctcaatttCATTTCTCCTTGCAGTCGCAGTTTCTCCAACTCTATCCAGCAATTCTGAAG TAAATGCTCTACATGCCTTGAGAGCTAGACTCTCCGATCCCACCAATGTTCTACAGAGCTGGGATCCTACCCTCGTCAATCCATGTACCTGGTTTCATGTCACTTGCGACTCCAGCAACCATGTCATCCGACT GGATCTTGGCAACTCTAATGTTTCTGGTACTTTGGGGCCGGAGCTCGGCGACCTCCGGCGTCTGCAGTactt GGAGCTCTATAGGAATAATATTGAAGGAAAAATTCCTAAGGAGTTGGGTAATTTGAAGAACCTCGTTAGTGTGGATTTGTATAACAATAACTTCGAAGGAGAGATTCCAAAGTCTTTGGTTAAGTTGAAATCGCTTAGGTTCCT TCGTCTTAACAACAATAGGCTGACAGGATCAATTCCAAGAGAGCTCACTGCCCTTTCCGACCTCAAAGTCTT TGATGTTTCTAACAATGATCTCTGTGGAACTATTCCAATCGATGGACCGTTTGGGAGTTTCCCCATAGAAAG TTTCGAAAACAACAGAAGACTCAATGGACCAGAGCTGAAGGGACTGGTTTCTTATGATTTTGGGTGCTGA
- the LOC122658093 gene encoding acyl-CoA-binding domain-containing protein 3-like isoform X2 — translation MEFFHEICLTVILSFIFAFLVAKLLSMASAGDAGEQDSVSRLGKKFDDGVVAEERVFKGEVKNLRLKPEERVEFVGEAVKVDEFQADLAQEKLERVQEGCEPVEFREDDQMATKEEGLEGVKAHKFLEDKLVEERSGKEDVKAGDADLGEVEKQVMSNDDRVEANLVEELTKDEQMPARDEEFPVIGCVNYQEKGIEGREKSRPNDEKAGMSGDDDDDWEGIERSDAEKLFAAAASFVGSTDNSDRLSNVGSDVQMQLYALHKIATEGSCHEPQPMTLKVSSRAKWNAWQRLGNMNPEVAMEQYISLLSDSVPGWMGGTPGVNSKKDSLEIGIPGAQAPDLTTVLHHQPSLETERKQEGNDSSVGGGDAIKDPHYLDRDKL, via the exons ATGGAGTTCTTCCACGAAATCTGCTTAACTGTTATTCTTTCGTTCATCTTCGCATTCCTCGTCGCCAAGCTTCTTTCAATGGCGTCGGCTGGAGATGCTGGTGAGCAGGATTCTGTGTCAAGACTAGGAAAGAAATTTGATGATGGCGTTGTTGCGGAGGAGAGAGTGTTTAAAGGAGAAGTTAAGAATCTAAGATTGAAGCCTGAAGAACGAGTTGAATTTGTTGGTGAAGCTGTGAAGGTTGATGAATTTCAAGCTGATTTGGCTCAAGAAAAGTTGGAAAGGGTGCAAGAAGGTTGCGAACCGGTTGAGTTTCGTGAAGATGACCAGATGGCGACGAAGGAAGAAGGTTTAGAAGGAGTCAAGGCTCACAAGTTCTTGGAAGATAAGCTCGTCGAGGAGAGGTCTGGAAAGGAGGATGTAAAAGCTGGTGATGCTGATTTGGGTGAGGTCGAGAAACAAGTTATGTCCAATGATGATCGGGTGGAAGCCAATTTGGTTGA AGAATTGACAAAGGACGAACAGATGCCTGCCAGGGATGAGGAGTTTCCGGTTATCGGGTGTGTGAACTATCAGGAAAAAGGAATTGAGGGAAGGGAGAAAAGTAGACCGAATGATGAAAAAGCAGGAATGTCTGGAGATGATGATGACGACTGGGAGGGGATCGAAAGAAGTGATGCGGAGAAGCTTTTTGCTGCCGCTGCATCTTTTGTTGGTTCTACTGATAACAGTGATCGCCTATCGAACGTTGGCAGTGATGTGCAGATGCAGTTATATGCGCTTCACAAGATTGCCACAGAAGGGTCTTGCCACGAGCCTCAACCAATGACACTTAAGGTCTCTTCCCGTGCAAAGTG GAATGCTTGGCAGCGTTTGGGGAACATGAATCCAGAGGTGGCTATGGAGCAATATATCTCTCTTCTTTCAGATAGTGTTCCAGGATGGATGGGAGGAACTCCTGGA GTTAACAGTAAGAAGGATTCTCTGGAAATTGGAATACCTGGAGCTCAAGCTCCTGATTTAACCACAGTTCTTCACCATCAGCCTAGTTTGGAAACGGAAAG GAAACAAGAAGGGAATGACTCTTCTGTTGGAGGAGGTGATGCCATCAAGGACCCACATTATTTGGACAGG GACAAACTATGA
- the LOC122658093 gene encoding acyl-CoA-binding domain-containing protein 3-like isoform X1 yields the protein MEFFHEICLTVILSFIFAFLVAKLLSMASAGDAGEQDSVSRLGKKFDDGVVAEERVFKGEVKNLRLKPEERVEFVGEAVKVDEFQADLAQEKLERVQEGCEPVEFREDDQMATKEEGLEGVKAHKFLEDKLVEERSGKEDVKAGDADLGEVEKQVMSNDDRVEANLVEERHETGEVSEINRELTKDEQMPARDEEFPVIGCVNYQEKGIEGREKSRPNDEKAGMSGDDDDDWEGIERSDAEKLFAAAASFVGSTDNSDRLSNVGSDVQMQLYALHKIATEGSCHEPQPMTLKVSSRAKWNAWQRLGNMNPEVAMEQYISLLSDSVPGWMGGTPGVNSKKDSLEIGIPGAQAPDLTTVLHHQPSLETERKQEGNDSSVGGGDAIKDPHYLDRDKL from the exons ATGGAGTTCTTCCACGAAATCTGCTTAACTGTTATTCTTTCGTTCATCTTCGCATTCCTCGTCGCCAAGCTTCTTTCAATGGCGTCGGCTGGAGATGCTGGTGAGCAGGATTCTGTGTCAAGACTAGGAAAGAAATTTGATGATGGCGTTGTTGCGGAGGAGAGAGTGTTTAAAGGAGAAGTTAAGAATCTAAGATTGAAGCCTGAAGAACGAGTTGAATTTGTTGGTGAAGCTGTGAAGGTTGATGAATTTCAAGCTGATTTGGCTCAAGAAAAGTTGGAAAGGGTGCAAGAAGGTTGCGAACCGGTTGAGTTTCGTGAAGATGACCAGATGGCGACGAAGGAAGAAGGTTTAGAAGGAGTCAAGGCTCACAAGTTCTTGGAAGATAAGCTCGTCGAGGAGAGGTCTGGAAAGGAGGATGTAAAAGCTGGTGATGCTGATTTGGGTGAGGTCGAGAAACAAGTTATGTCCAATGATGATCGGGTGGAAGCCAATTTGGTTGAAGAAAGGCACGAGACTGGAGAGGTTTCGGAAATTAATAGAGAATTGACAAAGGACGAACAGATGCCTGCCAGGGATGAGGAGTTTCCGGTTATCGGGTGTGTGAACTATCAGGAAAAAGGAATTGAGGGAAGGGAGAAAAGTAGACCGAATGATGAAAAAGCAGGAATGTCTGGAGATGATGATGACGACTGGGAGGGGATCGAAAGAAGTGATGCGGAGAAGCTTTTTGCTGCCGCTGCATCTTTTGTTGGTTCTACTGATAACAGTGATCGCCTATCGAACGTTGGCAGTGATGTGCAGATGCAGTTATATGCGCTTCACAAGATTGCCACAGAAGGGTCTTGCCACGAGCCTCAACCAATGACACTTAAGGTCTCTTCCCGTGCAAAGTG GAATGCTTGGCAGCGTTTGGGGAACATGAATCCAGAGGTGGCTATGGAGCAATATATCTCTCTTCTTTCAGATAGTGTTCCAGGATGGATGGGAGGAACTCCTGGA GTTAACAGTAAGAAGGATTCTCTGGAAATTGGAATACCTGGAGCTCAAGCTCCTGATTTAACCACAGTTCTTCACCATCAGCCTAGTTTGGAAACGGAAAG GAAACAAGAAGGGAATGACTCTTCTGTTGGAGGAGGTGATGCCATCAAGGACCCACATTATTTGGACAGG GACAAACTATGA